In Erigeron canadensis isolate Cc75 chromosome 6, C_canadensis_v1, whole genome shotgun sequence, the following are encoded in one genomic region:
- the LOC122603199 gene encoding la-related protein 1C, whose translation MAATNVQSGDGAIHSPNSQRPVVTSPWSQIVRGGSGEPEVVAPAVIPVAAPASPSYVSNVVAADWSPVKVAPETVSSPEDSGDGSDNVSKKPVWNRPSNGVVEVVSPVMGTAWPALGESTKAAVKSSSSESLKTLSEGLSTPALQVTGSSSPSHKQATANNVSSALTPNHVGSPRRSKRGGGNSNANASANGVVSQPPPSSQGSVVEAPHNSSGKLGSAAEHPSPKDHTHKESQRGGFGSQSHSGNDHHHQRGPHRRGNGGQHPRGDGSYHNNYGGKRDQDRGNQEWNQQNRSFNNRDTHMQSQRGFGRGYMRPSLHTPASFIPPPMPVPVQSFGNNMMYPDMASPLFYMPAPPPDSVRAMPFAPPLPPAMYFAVDPQLYANIVTQIDYYFSNENLVRDTYLRQNMDEQGWVSVSLIAGFKKVSYLTDNVQLILDAMRTSTVVEVQGDKIRRRNDWMKWIIPAAAQFSNPSSPHAANHEGLVPQFQGLALQEPTSSNQVSTEHFSSRSSSEEFTQAGGEVTGRVSNQ comes from the exons atGGCTGCTACAAACGTTCAATCTGGTGACGGAGCGATTCACAGCCCTAATTCACAACGACCGGTGGTTACATCGCCGTGGAGTCAGATTGTCCGTGGAGGTAGCGGCGAGCCGGAAGTAGTTGCTCCGGCGGTGATTCCGGTTGCGGCGCCGGCATCGCCGTCGTATGTGAGTAATGTTGTTGCGGCTGATTGGTCGCCAGTAAAGGTGGCGCCGGAGACGGTGAGTTCGCCGGAGGATTCCGGTGATGGTTCGGATAATGTGTCGAAAAAACCGGTTTGGAATAGGCCGTCGAATGGAGTTGTGGAGGTTGTTAGTCCGGTTATGGGCACGGCTTGGCCTGCGCTTGGTGAGTCGACTAAAGCCGCGGTTAAGTCGTCTTCATCGGAGTCGTTAAAAACGCTTTCGGAGGGTTTATCGACACCTGCATTACAG GTGACAGGAAGTTCGTCTCCGTCTCACAAACAGGCTACTGCCAATAATGTGAGTTCTGCTTTAACTCCAAACCATGTGGGATCGCCACGAAGGTCTAAGCGGGGTGGTGGGAATTCTAATGCAAATGCATCAGCTAATGGGGTGGTTTCTCAGCCACCACCATCGAGTCAGGGTTCGGTAGTGGAAGCTCCACATAATTCATCCGGAAAGCTGGGAAGTGCTGCTGAGCATCCTTCTCCAAAGGATCATACGCATAAGGAGTCGCAAAGAGGAGGTTTTGGATCACAATCTCACAGTGGTAATGATCACCATCATCAACGAGGTCCACATAGAAGGGGGAATGGCGGGCAGCATCCACGAGGAGATGGATCTTATCATAACAACTATGGAGGGAAGCGAGACCAGGATCGCGGGAATCAGGAATGGAATCAACAGAATAGAAGCTTTAATAACAGAGATACACACATGCAATCTCAGAGAGGTTTTGGCAGGGGTTATATGCGACCTTCTTTACATACTCCTGCCTCTTTTATTCCTCCACCAATGCCTGTGCCAGTGCAATCTTTTGGCAACAACATGATGTACCCTG ATATGGCATCTCCTCTTTTTTATATGCCCGCTCCTCCTCCAGATTCTGTAAGGGCTATGCCATTTGCTCCACCTTTACCGCCTGCAATGTACTTTGCTGTTGATCCCCAATTGTATGCTAACATAGTGACCCAAATTGATTACTATTTCAG TAATGAGAACTTGGTCAGAGATACATACTTGCGGCAAAACATGGATGAACAAGGCTGGGTTTCCGTTAGCTTAATAGCAGGCTTTAAAAAA GTCTCATATTTGACGGATAATGTGCAGCTAATATTAGATGCTATGCGAACTTCGACTGTTGTGGAAGTGCAG GGTGACAAGATACGGCGGCGAAATGATTGGATGAAATGGATAATTCCTGCAGCTGCTCAGTTCTCAAATCCATCAAGCCCACATGCTGCTAATCATGAGGGCTTGGTGCCCCAGTTTCAGGGTTTAGCACTGCAGGAACCAACTTCATCAAATCAGGTTTCTACTGAACATTTTTCTAGCAGGTCAAGTTCTGAGGAATTCACACAAGCTGGAGGTGAGGTGACTGGTCGTGTCAGTAATCAGTAA